The nucleotide window ACTAACTGAACTCTTACACATTTTCTAACCGCCGAATTTGGTTGCCTTGATTCTATTCCTACTTTTTCTAAAACTATTCCTCTTGCCATTGGAGCTCCTCCTAATGGATCATATTTCTCCTTTAACTTTAGTATCTTCGTCTTATACTTTCTTTGACTTCTTCTGAATTTTAATCTTTTTAGTCTTAACTTCCTAGCAGCGTATATCCCCTTAGGTGACTTGCTTTTAACCACCTTTTCCAACCCCTTTAAACTATTACCACATTATCAATATCCATATACCTCTTTAAAATTAGCTTTGCTCTTGCTACATTCCTACCATTCTTACCTATTGCTAATCCTTTATCTTGAGGATCTATATTTATATATACTGACTTTTTAGAACTAGTATTTACTACTTTCA belongs to Saccharolobus solfataricus and includes:
- a CDS encoding 30S ribosomal protein S12, which encodes MVKSKSPKGIYAARKLRLKRLKFRRSQRKYKTKILKLKEKYDPLGGAPMARGIVLEKVGIESRQPNSAVRKCVRVQLVRNGRVVTAFVPGDGGVNFIDEHDEVIITGIGGTLGRSMGDLPGVRYKVIMVNGVSLDALYKGKKQKPVR